In Citrus sinensis cultivar Valencia sweet orange chromosome 4, DVS_A1.0, whole genome shotgun sequence, one DNA window encodes the following:
- the LOC102621406 gene encoding cell division topological specificity factor homolog, chloroplastic, with protein MAISGDLRVAATLASYHQHPLRSSLPSSKVDFAGFPSEITPKWPGMAIDNCSMRQSKLFSRISGDYKLSPNPISHEVESFLLNAINMSFFDRLNLAWKIVFPSPTTRRNSNARIAKQRLQMILFSDRCAVSDEAKRKIVNNIVHALSDFVEIESQDKVQLNVSTDTDLGTIYSVTVPVRRVKPEYLDSYDVGTIANVEYKDTGETSGSVDVRFDFFVPDE; from the exons ATGGCAATATCAGGGGACTTGAGGGTCGCCGCAACACTGGCATCTTATCATCAACACCCACTTCGTAGCTCGTTACCTTCTTCAAAG GTAGATTTTGCTGGTTTCCCTTCTGAAATCACACCCAAATGGCCTGGCATGGCTATTGATAATTGTAGCATGCGTCAATCTAAACTGTTTTCTAGGATCTCGGGTGATTATAAGCTCTCCCCAAATCCCATTAGTCATGAAGTTGAGAGTTTCCTGCTCAATGCAATAAATATGAGCTTCTTTGATCGTCTAAACTTAGCTTGGAAGATAGTATTCCCATCTCCGACAACCAGAAGAAACTCTAATGCAAGGATTGCCAAGCAGCGATTGCAGATGATTCTCTTCTCTGACCGATGTGCTGTTAGTGATGAGGCAAAACGGAAGATTGTGAACAACATTGTGCATGCTTTATCAGATTTTGTGGAGATAGAATCACAGGATAAAGTTCAGCTTAATGTCTCTACTGATACAGATCTCGGTACCATTTATTCTGTCACTGTGCCTGTACGACGGGTGAAGCCAGAATATCTAGATTCTTATGATGTGGGAACGATAGCAAATGTTGAGTACAAAGACACCGGAGAAACCTCTGGTTCTGTAGATGTcaggtttgatttctttgttcCAGATGAATAA
- the LOC102620927 gene encoding protein RETARDED ROOT GROWTH, mitochondrial isoform X1: MGRWRLPSLLLTHMARTHENCNFNLFSHLEHLQSLKSPLFDRCFFFNLRHFSAIPHRLCTELDSGSVDFHPNYGLADEDEEIGKIPVKAYFLSTSIDLKSMQAENLTHVVPPSSRSTKYIALRYSDFPSEISALGVHGNVSHCRYMVVFHYGSAVLFNIEDHEVENYLHIIRRHASGMLPEMRKDDYAIKEKPLLAEDMQGGPDYIVLKNLDTDSVRVIGSVLGQSMALDYFVSQVDCLVEEFAGINRAMEKTGTFTMDRTKLIQLVGKANSNLADVILKVGLFERSEIAWRDAKYAQIYEYLREEYEVAQRFGNLDFKLKFVEHNIHFLQEVIQNRRSDLLEWCIIFLLTIENVISVYEIVRDSTGVSLDLACRLGNF, encoded by the exons ATGGGTAGATGGCGATTACCGTCTCTTCTCCTCACCCACATGGCCCGCACTCATGAAAATTGCAACTTTAACCTTTTTTCCCATCTAGAACATCTTCAATCCCTTAAATCTCCTTTATTTGACCgttgtttcttcttcaatttaaGACATTTTTCTGCAATCCCACACCGACTTTGCACCGAGTTAGATTCTGGTTCGGTTGATTTTCACCCTAATTATGGACTCGCCGACGAAGATGAGGAAATTGGAAAAATACCCGTTAAAGCTTACTTTCTTTCCACCAG TATCGATTTGAAGAGCATGCAAGCCGAGAATTTGACCCATGTTGTTCCTCCTTCCTCTCGCTCAACCAAATACATTGCCCTCAGATACTCCGATTTTCCTTCAGAAATTTCT GCGCTTGGAGTCCACGGGAATGTGAGCCACTGCCGTTACATGGTTGTGTTCCATTATGGATCTGCTGTTCTGTTTAATATCGAGGATCATGAAGTTGAAAATTACCTGCATATTATTAGAAGACATGCATCTGGAATGCTCCCTGAAATGAGGAAAGATG ATTATGCAATAAAAGAGAAGCCACTGTTGGCTGAGGACATGCAGGGCGGCCCAGACTACATTGTTCTTAAGAATTTGGATACTGATAGTGTCCGCGTTATCGGAAGTGTGCTTGGCCAAAGCATGGCTTTGGACTACTTTGTCTCTCAGGTTGATTGTCTGGTTGAAGAGTTTGCAGGCATAAACCGTGCAATGGAAAAAACTGGAACTTTCACAATGGATAGGACAAAGCTTATTCAACTTGTGGGGAAGGCTAATTCAAATCTAGCCGATGTGATTCTCAAAGTGGGTCTTTTTGAAAG ATCAGAAATTGCTTGGAGGGATGCAAAATATGCTCAAATATATGAGTACCTTAGGGAGGAGTATGAGGTTGCACAACGCTTTGGAAATCTGgatttcaaattgaaatttgtgGAG CACAACATTCATTTCCTTCAAGAAGTTATACAAAATAGGCGGTCAGATCTTCTGGAGTGGTGCATCATTTTCCTGTTGACTATTGAGAATGTTATTTCAGTATATGAGATCGTTCGTGATTCGACCGGAGTATCACTTGATTTGGCATGCAGATTAGGAAACTTTTGA
- the LOC102620927 gene encoding protein RETARDED ROOT GROWTH, mitochondrial isoform X2: MQAENLTHVVPPSSRSTKYIALRYSDFPSEISALGVHGNVSHCRYMVVFHYGSAVLFNIEDHEVENYLHIIRRHASGMLPEMRKDDYAIKEKPLLAEDMQGGPDYIVLKNLDTDSVRVIGSVLGQSMALDYFVSQVDCLVEEFAGINRAMEKTGTFTMDRTKLIQLVGKANSNLADVILKVGLFERSEIAWRDAKYAQIYEYLREEYEVAQRFGNLDFKLKFVEHNIHFLQEVIQNRRSDLLEWCIIFLLTIENVISVYEIVRDSTGVSLDLACRLGNF, encoded by the exons ATGCAAGCCGAGAATTTGACCCATGTTGTTCCTCCTTCCTCTCGCTCAACCAAATACATTGCCCTCAGATACTCCGATTTTCCTTCAGAAATTTCT GCGCTTGGAGTCCACGGGAATGTGAGCCACTGCCGTTACATGGTTGTGTTCCATTATGGATCTGCTGTTCTGTTTAATATCGAGGATCATGAAGTTGAAAATTACCTGCATATTATTAGAAGACATGCATCTGGAATGCTCCCTGAAATGAGGAAAGATG ATTATGCAATAAAAGAGAAGCCACTGTTGGCTGAGGACATGCAGGGCGGCCCAGACTACATTGTTCTTAAGAATTTGGATACTGATAGTGTCCGCGTTATCGGAAGTGTGCTTGGCCAAAGCATGGCTTTGGACTACTTTGTCTCTCAGGTTGATTGTCTGGTTGAAGAGTTTGCAGGCATAAACCGTGCAATGGAAAAAACTGGAACTTTCACAATGGATAGGACAAAGCTTATTCAACTTGTGGGGAAGGCTAATTCAAATCTAGCCGATGTGATTCTCAAAGTGGGTCTTTTTGAAAG ATCAGAAATTGCTTGGAGGGATGCAAAATATGCTCAAATATATGAGTACCTTAGGGAGGAGTATGAGGTTGCACAACGCTTTGGAAATCTGgatttcaaattgaaatttgtgGAG CACAACATTCATTTCCTTCAAGAAGTTATACAAAATAGGCGGTCAGATCTTCTGGAGTGGTGCATCATTTTCCTGTTGACTATTGAGAATGTTATTTCAGTATATGAGATCGTTCGTGATTCGACCGGAGTATCACTTGATTTGGCATGCAGATTAGGAAACTTTTGA
- the LOC102620649 gene encoding uncharacterized protein LOC102620649, producing the protein MENSNSNSRGNLIMTSLEQKHQKSQRKRPRTQQQGQQQIKGEEHNRKPEQNLVLGRESNIDNSKLTSFLVQEDSFLTPWNWSGNNKSEGKDGQNHSTSNSRIGEQQRLHLEPGSYFSYNLFSVTRSMKAQ; encoded by the exons ATGGAAAACTCAAACTCAAACTCAAGAGGCAATCTAATCATGACTTCGCTTGAACAAAAGCATCAGAAATCTCAGAGGAAACGGCCAAGGACGCAACAACAGGGACAGCAGCAGATAAAGGGAGAAGAACACAATCGGAAACCCGAACAAAATCTTGTTCTTGGCCGTGAATCCAACATCGACAATTCAAAACTGACATCTTTCTTAGTGCAAGAAGACTCATTCCTCACGCCGTGGAATTGGAGTGGCAACAATAAATCCGAAGGAAAGGATGGCCAGAATCATTCTACTTCTAACTCAAGGATTGGAGAGCAACAGCGCCTCCACTTGGAACCTGGTTCATATTTCAGTTACAAT CTGTTTTCAGTCACGCGGAGCATGAAAGCACAGTAG
- the LOC102620373 gene encoding uncharacterized protein At5g01610, with protein sequence MEKALTKVSSLKVGGSWISKKAKEELSNITQDINTISSTVEEKAKWIFNKLKGKPTKSLPELLREYNLPAGLFPQNIICYELDETKAKLTVYLPSVCEVIFKDSSVIRYATRVKANLMRGKLSGIEGMKTKVLVWVKVTSVSIESYKSDKVWFTAGVMKSRPKDAYLALQNAIRVEEF encoded by the exons atGGAGAAAGCGCTAACAAAAGTGAGTAGCTTAAAGGTAGGAGGCTCATGGATCTCGAAGAAAGCTAAGGAGGAGCTCTCTAACATCACTCAAGACATCAAT ACTATCTCCAGTACTGTTGAAGAGAAGGCGAAATGGATTTTCAACAAGCTGAAAG GAAAGCCCACGAAAAGCTTGCCAGAACTTCTTCGCGAGTACAACTTACCAGCAGGCCTCTTTCCCCAGAACATAATCTGTTATGAATTGGATGAAACAAAAGCCAAACTGACTGTGTACTTGCCCTCGGTGTGTGAAGTCATTTTCAAGGACTCCTCAGTTATAAGGTATGCAACGCGGGTGAAAGCGAATCTAATGAGGGGAAAGCTCTCAGGTATAGAGGGAATGAAGACTAAGGTCCTTGTATGGGTTAAAGTCACATCTGTTTCCATTGAGAGCTACAAGTCCGATAAGGTATGGTTCACAGCTGGAGTGATGAAATCAAGGCCAAAGGATGCTTATTTAGCCCTGCAGAATGCTATAAGAGTTGAAGAATTTTGA
- the LOC107177613 gene encoding xylan glycosyltransferase MUCI21-like yields MKNKRSLTATATYFSVLIFFLHFTSTPFTDSSRFQEFKAWAMKLRPAALSPAKSITCDRSHRSYDLCLINGSALFDPKTSTFFSVGHTDSTPSQPSLRIKTQPYPRKSDKSAMSKVKELTITTSAPPNLSCGVTHTSPALVFSAGGYNGNFFHEFMDCFVPLFITINSHFPDQDVILVIADCNDQWARKYAQLLPRFTRHPIININNQAITHCFPSVTLGLISHGRMVINPTLLPKPKTLVDFQSFLANAYNENTNTSSSFHHTKPKLVLVNRNVRVGRTILNLREVKKAAEELGFDVTIFEPEESTSLADSFRFIHACHAMVGVHGAALTHSLFLRPGSVLMQVVPIGTQWLSKVYFEKPARVLGLEYIEYKIKQEESSLVEKYGANDLVLKNPQAFAGANWSSMRVYLKTQNVKLDIDRFRIYLKDAYKKAKKLMDKEIKLAY; encoded by the exons atgaagaacaaaagaagtttaaCGGCCACAGCGACTTATTTCTCagtgttaattttctttctccatTTTACTTCCACACCTTTCACTGATTCAAGCCGATTTCAAG AATTCAAGGCTTGGGCAATGAAACTGAGGCCTGCGGCACTTTCACCAGCAAAATCAATCACTTGTGATCGCTCTCACAGAAGCTATGATCTCTGCTTGATCAACGGTTCAGCGCTCTTCGACCCCAAAACTTCAACATTTTTCTCCGTAGGTCATACGGATTCGACTCCATCACAGCCATCCTTACGAATCAAAACTCAGCCTTACCCCCGCAAATCAGACAAATCAGCAATGTCCAAAGTCAAAGAGCTTACTATCACCACCTCCGCTCCACCTAACCTTTCGTGCGGAGTCACACACACTAGTCCAGCTTTAGTGTTCAGCGCAGGCGGGTACAATGGAAACTTCTTTCATGAATTCATGGACTGCTTCGTTCCTCTCTTCATCACCATCAATTCCCACTTCCCTGATCAGGATGTCATCCTCGTCATAGCTGATTGTAACGATCAGTGGGCCCGAAAGTATGCCCAGTTACTTCCTCGATTTACGCGCCACCCGATAATCAACATTAACAATCAAGCTATCACACATTGTTTCCCATCAGTAACCTTAGGGCTTATATCCCATGGTCGGATGGTCATAAACCCCACGTTGCtaccaaaaccaaaaactcTTGTGGATTTCCAATCCTTCCTGGCGAATGCTTATAACGAAAATACTAATACCTCTTCATCGTTTCATCACACAAAACCTAAGCTTGTTTTGGTAAACAGAAATGTTAGGGTTGGGCGCACGATTTTAAACCTAAGAGAAGTTAAGAAGGCAGCTGAGGAATTAGGCTTTGATGTAACAATCTTTGAGCCAGAAGAAAGCACTTCATTGGCTGACTCGTTCAGGTTTATTCATGCTTGCCATGCAATGGTGGGCGTTCATGGCGCAGCGTTGACACATTCTTTGTTCCTGAGGCCAGGCTCTGTGTTAATGCAAGTGGTGCCAATTGGGACACAATGGCTATCGAAGGTGTATTTCGAAAAGCCGGCTAGGGTTTTGGGATTGGAGTACatagaatataaaattaaacaagagGAGAGTAGCTTGGTGGAAAAATATGGAGCCAATGACTTGGTGTTAAAGAACCCTCAAGCTTTTGCTGGAGCGAATTGGAGCAGTATGCGTGTGTATCTCAAGACACAAAATGTTAAGCTTGATATAGATAGGTTTCGGATATACTTGAAGGATGCTTATAAGAAGGCCAAGAAATTGATGGACAAGGAAATTAAGTTAGCGTATTGA